The following nucleotide sequence is from Komagataeibacter medellinensis NBRC 3288.
CCGGGCCTTCGCCATGGATCCAGCTGTCGGTTACGATGATGTTGTGACGCATGTCGATATCGGCGGTGGGGGTGAGCATGAGGGTTCCGTCATTGCGATAGAGCGTGACCGCATGTGTCAGGTCCAGCATTTGCGCGTGCTGGATATAGACACCTTCATTCGCGGTCACGTACAGCCAGTTTCCGTTGTCCATCAGGGTATCGGCGGCGGCGTTGGTCAGGTCAATGCGTTCGGATGAGACCTGCCGCGCCTCATCGGCGGTAATCATGTAGGGATGGCCATGCTCGTCCAGCCCGCGATAGGTCGGGTTGAGCATGCTGCCGCTTTTCACGCGCACATGGTTCATCTGCGCCATGGTGCCGGTATGCATGATTACGGCGCGTTCGACAGCGGGCCACGCGGCAATGGACCCAAGCAGGATAAGGGCCAGCAGCGGCAGCATCCACTTGGCCGAGCGCATGATGGTCTGCCGGCGCGCAAGGTCGGCGGCATTGGGCAGCAGCCGCGTGCGGGTGGACAGGTCGAATATGCTGCGCTGGCGCTCTACATCGTCGGCGCTGCGGGTATAGTCCTCGCGCTCGATGCGCTCGGGTATGCTCCCGCCGTCCGTATCGTCAGGCCGGTCCGTCATGCAATGCCAGCACGCAGCAGGTCGTGCAGATGGACGATGCCGACAGGCTGGTTCGTATCATCCAGCACGAAAATGCTGGAAATGGGGCGCGGGCGGTCGTTCATGATCCGCAGCGCTTCCGCTGCCAGCACGTCCGGCCCCAGGGTCTGGGGGCGGGTGTTCATGATATCGGCGGCATGGGTGTGATCAAGGTCCAGATCCAGCGCAAGGCGCAGGTCGCGGTCGGTGATCAGCCCAACCAGGCGGTTGTCCGCATCCACCACGCCCATGCAGCCAAAGGCCTTGCGGGTCATTTCCACGATCACCTGACGCAGCGACATGTCCGGTGCGCCAAGCGGCATGCTGGAACCCAGGTGCATGAGTTCACGCACCCGGCGCAACTGCGTGCCCAGTCGGCCGCCGGGGTGGAAGATGCCGAAATCGCTGGCGCTGAACCCGCGACGCTGCAGCAGCACGATGGCCAGCGCATCGCCCAATGCCAGTTGCATGGTGGAACTTGTTGTGGGGGCCAGGCCGTTTGGGCAGGCTTCCGGCGCGCGGGGCAGCAGCAGCACGATATCGGCCGTGCGGGCCAGTGTGGAATCGGCGCACGATGTCATGGCGATGAGCAGCATGCCAAAGCGCCGGGTGTGGGAAATGATATCGGCCATCTCCGACGTCTCGCCCGAATTGGAGATGGCCAGCACGGCATCTCCCTTCTGCAGCATGCCCAGATCCCCGTGCGAGGCCTCGGCAGGGTGGACGAAGATGGCGGGCGTGCCGGTAGAGGCCAGGGTGGCCTGTATCTTGCGCCCGATATGCCCCGACTTGCCAATGCCGGTCACGACCACGCGCATGTTGTCCGACAGGATGCGTGTGATGGCCTGGATGAAGGCCTGCCCCAGCCCCCCCCCATCTGGCGTGGGGGGGGCGTCCAGTGCCGCGATCATGGCGTGCAGGCCTGCGGATTCGGTACGCAGCACATTGCAGGCATCAAGCAGGATGCGCGCCTGTGGCGTGCGTGTGCTTTCGCTGGAAGCGGAGGCGGGGAAGGGGGAAAGGCTGCTGTTCATGCCCGATCTGTGTTGTTGCGACAGGCTGCCGGTAGAACCGGGAGCGGTGTCAGGCGGCCCGGTGCGCGAAAATGTCCGGGTCCTGATAACCCAGTATATCAAGCCGTGCACGCGTGGGCATGAAATCAAAGCAGGCCTGCGCCATCGCGCGTCGGCCTTCACGGTGAAGCAGCACGTCCAGTTTTGCCCACAATGCATGCAGGTAAAGTACGTCAGATGCCGCGTAGCACAACTGTTCGCGCGTAAGGTCCGGCGCGCCCCAGTCCGAACTCTGCTGCTGCTTGCTCAGTTCCACCCCCAGCAGTTCCCGGCACAGATTGGCCAGACCATGGCGGTCGGTATAGGTACGCACCAGCTTGGAGGCGATCTTGGTGCAGATGGAGGGAGCAACGGTAATGCCAAACGTGTGCTGGAGGATCGCCACATCAAAGCGGGCGAAATGCATGAGCTTGGTTATATGACCATCGGTCAGCACGCGGATAAGGTTGGGGTAGTCCGCCGCCGTGGCGCCCTGTGTCACCTGCACCAGGTGGGCCTGCCCGTCCCCTGCTGAAAGCTGGACCAGACACAGCCGGTCCCGGTGTGGGTTCAGCCCCATCGTTTCGGTATCGACCGCCACCATGCCCGTAAAGACCACATCGGCGGGCAGGTCGCCGCGATGGAAATGGATGGTATCGGGTGCAGGGCTTGCAGCCATGTTGAAAACGCTCCGTCACGATATCGCCTTCACGGTGGCAGGTCTGGAACGCAACCGCAAGCAATGCCATCCGTTGGGTTGCAGACCGTGCCGGGCCGGGACC
It contains:
- the lptC gene encoding LPS export ABC transporter periplasmic protein LptC, translating into MTDRPDDTDGGSIPERIEREDYTRSADDVERQRSIFDLSTRTRLLPNAADLARRQTIMRSAKWMLPLLALILLGSIAAWPAVERAVIMHTGTMAQMNHVRVKSGSMLNPTYRGLDEHGHPYMITADEARQVSSERIDLTNAAADTLMDNGNWLYVTANEGVYIQHAQMLDLTHAVTLYRNDGTLMLTPTADIDMRHNIIVTDSWIHGEGPVGVMDVQGGMLDIHGGIMMFRGPGRMILNAAERSN
- a CDS encoding KpsF/GutQ family sugar-phosphate isomerase: MNSSLSPFPASASSESTRTPQARILLDACNVLRTESAGLHAMIAALDAPPTPDGGGLGQAFIQAITRILSDNMRVVVTGIGKSGHIGRKIQATLASTGTPAIFVHPAEASHGDLGMLQKGDAVLAISNSGETSEMADIISHTRRFGMLLIAMTSCADSTLARTADIVLLLPRAPEACPNGLAPTTSSTMQLALGDALAIVLLQRRGFSASDFGIFHPGGRLGTQLRRVRELMHLGSSMPLGAPDMSLRQVIVEMTRKAFGCMGVVDADNRLVGLITDRDLRLALDLDLDHTHAADIMNTRPQTLGPDVLAAEALRIMNDRPRPISSIFVLDDTNQPVGIVHLHDLLRAGIA
- a CDS encoding ribonuclease D, giving the protein MAASPAPDTIHFHRGDLPADVVFTGMVAVDTETMGLNPHRDRLCLVQLSAGDGQAHLVQVTQGATAADYPNLIRVLTDGHITKLMHFARFDVAILQHTFGITVAPSICTKIASKLVRTYTDRHGLANLCRELLGVELSKQQQSSDWGAPDLTREQLCYAASDVLYLHALWAKLDVLLHREGRRAMAQACFDFMPTRARLDILGYQDPDIFAHRAA